CTCTGCGTTTCTTGTCTTTCATTTATTTTTTCTTGAATCAACATACTCTAAATCCTCATAAGAGATACGACGACCATGTAGCAAAATCGTCGTATCTGTTTATTTTTTTATTTTGCAGGAACAGCACCTGTCGCAGAAATGATCCCATGTGCAGCAGATGAAGTAATATAATCAAAGAACTTTTGAGCACTCTCACTTAGCTTTTTACCATCCTTGGTCACCAATACGAATGGACGCTGTACCACATAACTGCCGTTTTTGATATTTGTTTCATTAGCAGAAACGCCATTGATCGTCAACGCTTTTACACTATCTTTTACAGAAGCAACGGAGGCATAACCGATCGCATTCGGATTCTGCGCAACAGTCGTAATAACATCGCCTGTCGATGTCAGCTCTTGACGATACTTACAACCATTCTTCGTATCAGTAACAGATTCAAAACCATCACGAGTACCCGATCCTGCTTCACGGCCGATAAGAACGATCTCTGCATCATTGCCGCCAAGTTTAGACCAGTT
This Selenomonadales bacterium DNA region includes the following protein-coding sequences:
- a CDS encoding phosphate ABC transporter substrate-binding protein, yielding ANTTGSVSTDGSTSMEKVIGALGESFQNDTGIRFTYNPTGSGSGIKAVQEGRCDIGLSSRALKKTEQDAGLKATVLAYDGIAVIVNPHNPVSNLSLEDVAKIYRGEITNWSKLGGNDAEIVLIGREAGSGTRDGFESVTDTKNGCKYRQELTSTGDVITTVAQNPNAIGYASVASVKDSVKALTINGVSANETNIKNGSYVVQRPFVLVTKDGKKLSESAQKFFDYITSSAAHGIISATGAVPAK